The following proteins come from a genomic window of Flavobacteriaceae bacterium MAR_2010_188:
- a CDS encoding ABC-2 type transport system ATP-binding protein: MKDLLVADSVSKDFGKFKALNNVSITVPEGSIFGLLGPNGAGKTTLIRIINQITMPDSGSVFLDGEPLKQAHIRDIGYLPEERGLYKSMKVGEQCLYLARLKGLKKSEAKERLKYWFDKLEIGGWWNKKIQELSKGQAQKIQFVVTVLHRPKLLIFDEPFSGFDPINANLIKDEILQLRDEGATVIFSTHRMESVEELCDHIALLHNSNKILDGELNDIKRQFKTNVFEVGLQTDNVEAVTNAIKEQFEVLPATFKNLNDDLKLNVKMKDGTNSNELLRFLTTKAEVHHFVEVIPSASEIFIETVQRN; encoded by the coding sequence ATGAAGGACTTATTAGTTGCCGATTCGGTATCCAAAGATTTTGGAAAATTTAAGGCACTTAATAATGTATCCATTACCGTTCCCGAAGGAAGTATCTTTGGCTTGCTAGGACCCAATGGAGCAGGAAAGACCACTCTCATCAGGATCATTAATCAAATTACAATGCCAGACAGTGGTAGCGTGTTTTTAGATGGGGAACCGCTAAAACAAGCGCACATCCGGGATATTGGTTATCTGCCAGAAGAACGCGGACTTTATAAGTCTATGAAGGTGGGTGAGCAATGTCTCTACCTAGCCCGATTAAAAGGTCTTAAGAAATCTGAAGCTAAGGAACGTTTAAAGTATTGGTTCGATAAGTTGGAAATCGGCGGGTGGTGGAACAAGAAAATCCAAGAACTTAGTAAAGGTCAGGCTCAAAAGATTCAGTTTGTGGTTACCGTTCTTCACAGACCTAAACTGTTGATATTTGATGAGCCTTTTTCCGGTTTTGACCCGATTAACGCAAATTTGATTAAAGATGAAATTCTTCAACTTAGGGATGAAGGCGCAACCGTGATATTTTCAACCCATAGGATGGAATCTGTTGAAGAACTTTGCGACCATATCGCACTTTTGCACAATTCAAATAAAATTTTAGATGGCGAACTTAACGACATCAAACGTCAGTTTAAGACCAACGTTTTTGAAGTTGGTTTACAAACCGATAATGTAGAAGCGGTTACAAATGCTATTAAAGAACAGTTTGAAGTTCTTCCGGCTACTTTCAAGAATTTAAATGATGATCTTAAACTAAACGTTAAGATGAAAGATGGTACAAATTCTAATGAGCTTTTAAGGTTCTTGACCACTAAAGCCGAAGTGCACCATTTTGTAGAGGTTATCCCTAGTGCAAGTGAAATTTTTATTGAGACAGTACAAAGAAATTAG
- a CDS encoding ABC-2 type transport system permease protein, producing MNHLPLIIKREYLTKVRNKAFIIMTVLSPLILIALIAAVAYLTQLNHNEKKTINIFDETGFVSDLFDDTELTSYRNLENMSLKDAISLTKVADNYGLLYIKESSDSTKLADDVTFYSQDSPSLGVISDLENKVEQRLTNLNLERVGVDLEKIESAKVRIDIAQESFDGETSSKFDNILKLAFGGLSGYLLFMFIIIYGNMIMRSVIEEKTSRIIEVIISSVKPIQLMMGKIIGTSLAGITQFVIWIILGTVAIFVLSMIFGIDVTELQTPQKEMMEQAMQDPQMQGQIENAMTAFFNLPLLNLVLAFIGFFLGGYLLYSSMYAAIGAAVDNETDTQQFMMPIIMPLILAVYVGAFTVIEDPHGTVSVVFSFIPLTSPVVMLMRIPFGVPVWQQLLSLAILLGTFMLTVWFAAKIYRVGILMYGKKPTYKELFKWLRY from the coding sequence ATGAATCATTTGCCACTTATCATAAAAAGGGAATATCTAACTAAGGTTAGGAACAAGGCTTTTATTATCATGACCGTTCTTAGCCCTTTAATATTGATTGCACTTATTGCAGCGGTTGCCTATTTAACCCAGCTAAATCACAATGAGAAGAAAACGATAAACATATTTGATGAAACTGGCTTTGTTAGCGATCTTTTCGACGATACTGAGCTAACTAGTTATCGTAATCTTGAAAATATGTCCCTTAAGGACGCGATTTCCTTGACTAAAGTTGCAGATAACTATGGTCTTCTTTATATAAAGGAATCTAGTGATAGCACAAAACTCGCCGATGATGTCACTTTTTATTCTCAAGATTCACCTTCATTAGGAGTCATCTCTGATTTAGAGAATAAAGTAGAACAACGGCTCACAAATCTTAATCTAGAAAGAGTAGGAGTAGACCTGGAAAAAATTGAATCGGCAAAAGTTAGGATAGACATTGCACAAGAATCTTTTGATGGAGAAACCTCCTCAAAATTCGATAATATATTAAAGTTGGCTTTTGGTGGACTTTCAGGTTATCTGTTATTTATGTTCATCATTATATATGGTAACATGATTATGAGAAGTGTTATAGAAGAAAAAACCAGCCGTATTATTGAGGTTATCATATCATCGGTTAAACCTATACAACTCATGATGGGGAAAATTATAGGAACCTCGTTGGCGGGCATTACCCAATTCGTAATATGGATCATCTTGGGAACGGTAGCTATTTTTGTCTTATCGATGATTTTTGGTATTGATGTCACCGAGCTGCAAACTCCGCAAAAGGAGATGATGGAACAAGCTATGCAAGATCCACAAATGCAAGGTCAGATAGAAAATGCTATGACTGCATTCTTCAACTTACCATTGCTAAACTTGGTTCTTGCCTTTATCGGGTTTTTCTTAGGAGGTTATTTATTATATAGTTCTATGTATGCAGCGATAGGTGCAGCAGTAGATAATGAAACAGATACCCAACAATTTATGATGCCCATCATTATGCCGTTAATCTTGGCCGTTTACGTGGGGGCATTTACGGTCATTGAAGATCCTCATGGAACAGTTTCGGTGGTGTTTTCTTTTATTCCTTTAACCTCTCCCGTGGTTATGTTAATGCGGATTCCTTTTGGGGTTCCTGTTTGGCAACAATTGCTTTCCCTTGCAATATTGCTGGGTACTTTTATGTTAACAGTATGGTTTGCAGCCAAGATTTACAGAGTGGGTATTTTAATGTACGGCAAAAAACCAACCTACAAGGAATTGTTTAAATGGTTAAGATATTAA
- a CDS encoding Mechanosensitive ion channel has translation MERLFDLLNMSFKLTDQVEISIREVLIVTVVLMLAGLILRLLQRLMTRNLPIEDKKKFNVVFGYGRWLMYVIIMLITFHTIGVNVTGIFAASAALLIGIGLALQTLFQDILSGVFILVDQSVHVGDIIEIEGKVGRVEEIKLRTTRAVTIDNKVLVIPNHLYLTNSLYNWTQNGTTTRESVSVGVAYGSDVQLVKRLLLEAASDHPNVLSEPEATVVFTDFGESSLDFKVVFTLNDSFKSQFPKSDIRFKIDELFRANNVTIPFPQRDVHVFQQREFKPLPAKE, from the coding sequence ATGGAAAGATTGTTTGATTTATTGAATATGTCCTTTAAGCTGACTGATCAGGTAGAAATCAGCATCAGGGAAGTATTGATAGTTACGGTGGTCCTTATGTTGGCCGGCCTTATTTTAAGGTTGTTACAACGGTTAATGACCAGGAATCTTCCTATTGAGGATAAGAAAAAGTTCAACGTTGTTTTTGGTTATGGTCGTTGGCTAATGTACGTAATCATCATGTTGATTACCTTTCATACCATTGGCGTCAACGTAACTGGTATTTTTGCGGCTTCAGCGGCACTTTTAATCGGTATTGGTCTGGCTTTGCAGACCCTTTTTCAGGATATATTATCTGGTGTTTTTATCTTGGTAGATCAATCCGTACATGTCGGTGATATCATTGAGATTGAAGGAAAAGTTGGTCGGGTGGAAGAAATAAAGCTAAGGACAACTAGAGCGGTAACTATAGATAATAAGGTGCTGGTAATTCCTAATCACTTGTATTTGACCAACAGTCTTTACAATTGGACTCAAAACGGAACCACTACTCGTGAAAGTGTTTCCGTGGGGGTCGCTTATGGAAGTGATGTGCAGTTGGTAAAAAGACTGTTGTTAGAAGCAGCAAGTGATCACCCTAATGTTTTGAGTGAACCCGAAGCGACGGTAGTTTTTACGGATTTCGGTGAAAGTTCATTAGATTTTAAGGTAGTTTTTACCCTCAATGATAGTTTTAAATCACAATTTCCAAAAAGTGATATCCGTTTTAAGATTGACGAACTTTTTAGGGCGAATAATGTAACCATTCCTTTCCCACAAAGAGATGTTCATGTTTTTCAGCAAAGAGAATTTAAGCCTTTACCGGCAAAGGAATAA
- a CDS encoding DNA-binding transcriptional response regulator, NtrC family, contains REC, AAA-type ATPase, and a Fis-type DNA-binding domains yields the protein MPNILVIEDESAIRRVLVKILSEENDTYSLEEAEDGLAGIELIKKNDYDLVLCDIKMPKMDGVEVLEAVKKIKPEIPVVMISGHGDLDTAVNTMRLGAFDYISKPPDLNRLLNTVRIALDRKELVIENKMLKKKVSKNYEMIGESDAISHIKDIIEKVAPTDARVLITGPNGTGKELVAHWLHEKSERSKGPMVEVNCAAIPSELIESELFGHVKGAFTSAVKDRAGKFEAANGGTIFLDEVGDMSLSAQAKVLRALQENKISRVGNDRDIKVDVRVIAATNKNLKKEISEGKFREDLYHRLAVILISVPSLNDRRGDIPLLVNYFTEKIASEQGTAKKDFADDAIKLLQEYDWTGNIRELRNVVERLIILGGSPVSENDVKLFASKA from the coding sequence ATGCCAAATATATTAGTAATAGAAGATGAGTCAGCGATAAGAAGAGTTTTGGTCAAGATTCTTTCCGAAGAAAATGATACCTATTCACTTGAAGAAGCTGAAGACGGATTAGCAGGAATTGAGCTAATAAAAAAGAACGATTACGACTTAGTGCTTTGCGATATTAAGATGCCGAAGATGGATGGTGTTGAAGTTCTGGAAGCGGTTAAGAAGATAAAACCCGAAATACCCGTAGTTATGATTTCCGGTCATGGTGATTTAGATACTGCTGTAAATACTATGAGGCTCGGTGCCTTTGATTATATCTCAAAACCGCCCGATTTAAATAGACTTCTTAATACTGTACGAATTGCCTTAGATAGAAAGGAACTGGTTATTGAGAATAAAATGCTCAAGAAAAAAGTGAGCAAAAATTACGAGATGATTGGCGAAAGTGATGCTATAAGCCATATTAAAGATATCATTGAAAAAGTTGCGCCTACCGACGCGCGGGTTTTAATTACAGGTCCCAACGGAACCGGTAAAGAATTGGTCGCTCATTGGCTTCACGAAAAAAGCGAACGCTCTAAAGGCCCGATGGTCGAAGTGAACTGTGCCGCGATTCCTTCAGAATTGATAGAAAGTGAATTGTTTGGACACGTTAAAGGTGCTTTTACCAGCGCCGTAAAAGACAGAGCAGGTAAATTTGAAGCTGCCAATGGTGGAACGATTTTTCTAGATGAGGTTGGTGACATGAGCCTTTCGGCTCAGGCAAAAGTTCTACGAGCTCTTCAAGAAAACAAGATTTCTAGAGTTGGGAATGACCGTGATATTAAAGTAGATGTCCGCGTTATTGCCGCGACCAATAAAAATCTTAAAAAGGAAATTTCAGAAGGTAAATTTAGGGAGGACCTTTATCACAGGCTTGCGGTTATTTTAATAAGCGTACCATCGCTAAATGATAGAAGGGGCGATATCCCATTATTGGTGAATTATTTTACCGAGAAAATTGCATCGGAGCAGGGCACGGCTAAAAAAGATTTTGCAGATGATGCCATTAAACTCTTGCAGGAATATGATTGGACAGGAAACATACGTGAACTTAGGAATGTAGTTGAACGACTGATTATCCTAGGCGGTTCTCCGGTCTCAGAAAACGATGTAAAACTGTTCGCTTCAAAAGCATAA
- a CDS encoding polyphosphate:nucleotide phosphotransferase, PPK2 family has translation MKDINTDDFKVTNKIELATISTRIDIDADEDKVEDELEEIREDLGDFQDTIYAHGQYAVLVCLQGMDTAGKDSLIREVFKDFNSRGVVVHSFKVPTELELKHDYLWRHYIALPARGKFGVFNRTHYENVLVTRVHPGYILSENLPSVKSLEDVNLDFWEMRFQEIRNFEKHLSENGTIIFKFFLHISKEEQRQRLLRRLDKKDKNWKFSPGDLKERKLWDKYQECYEDAINRTSTEKAPWYIVPSDDKPTARYIVAKTLYDNLKKYEDIKEPELDSAIADKLEEYRDQLSSE, from the coding sequence ATGAAGGATATAAATACAGATGATTTTAAGGTTACGAACAAAATAGAATTGGCAACTATCTCTACGAGAATAGATATAGATGCCGACGAAGACAAAGTTGAAGATGAATTAGAGGAAATCCGCGAAGATTTAGGTGATTTTCAAGATACAATTTACGCACATGGTCAATATGCAGTTTTAGTTTGCCTGCAAGGTATGGACACTGCCGGAAAAGACAGTTTAATTAGAGAAGTCTTTAAGGATTTTAATAGCCGAGGGGTAGTGGTTCATAGCTTTAAGGTGCCTACCGAGTTAGAATTAAAACATGATTATCTATGGCGGCATTATATCGCCCTTCCCGCTCGCGGTAAATTTGGAGTTTTCAATAGAACCCATTATGAAAATGTCTTGGTTACTAGAGTGCATCCGGGTTATATTCTTAGTGAAAATTTGCCTTCGGTAAAGTCGTTGGAAGATGTAAATCTAGATTTCTGGGAAATGCGTTTTCAGGAAATCAGGAATTTTGAAAAGCATCTGTCCGAAAATGGCACGATTATCTTTAAATTTTTTCTCCATATTTCTAAAGAAGAACAACGTCAACGACTACTGCGCAGGCTAGATAAAAAAGATAAGAACTGGAAGTTTTCACCCGGCGATTTAAAAGAAAGAAAATTGTGGGATAAATATCAAGAATGTTACGAAGATGCAATCAACCGGACTTCAACTGAAAAAGCGCCTTGGTACATAGTTCCTTCAGACGACAAGCCAACCGCGCGTTATATAGTAGCTAAAACACTTTACGACAACTTAAAAAAATACGAAGACATTAAAGAACCAGAGCTAGACTCGGCCATTGCCGATAAACTAGAAGAATATAGGGATCAACTTTCTTCAGAATAG
- a CDS encoding PA domain-containing protein: protein MKYFITLTFSLFLVISTNAQEDQDALATIYKTSLTNGQSYQWLDYLSNQIGGRLSGSVNAEKAVKYTKEELEKLGLDKVWLQPVMVPKWVRGVPENAYVESSTGKTTNVNICALGGSVSTNEGGTKAEIVEVIGLEELKVLGEEKIKGKIVFYNRPMQADLINTMEAYGGCVAQRYSGAQEAAKYGAVGVIVRSMNLRLDDLPHTGAMSYGDLPNNQYIPAAAISTNHAELLSTMIALDKNVKFFFRQSCKSMADVESYNVIGQITGSEFPDEFIVVGGHLDSWDLGDGSHDDGAGVVQSMEVVRLLKESGIKPKRSIRVVLFMNEENGMRGGNKYAEVAKEKNENHVFALESDSGGFTPRGFSFDCSDLMLDKILGWKNLFKPYLIHYFEKGGSGADIGPLKNDHIVMAGLRPDSQRYFDYHHASNDTFDAVNKRELELGAATMTSLVYLIDKYGTNPINTSSQLKD, encoded by the coding sequence ATGAAATACTTCATAACCCTTACTTTTAGCCTATTTTTGGTAATATCAACCAACGCTCAAGAGGACCAGGATGCCTTGGCTACAATCTACAAAACCTCTCTAACCAATGGTCAGAGCTACCAGTGGCTAGATTATTTATCGAACCAAATCGGTGGCCGACTTTCTGGTTCCGTTAATGCTGAAAAAGCAGTAAAGTATACTAAAGAGGAGTTAGAAAAGTTGGGATTAGATAAAGTTTGGTTACAACCCGTTATGGTGCCAAAATGGGTGAGGGGAGTTCCAGAAAATGCATACGTAGAGAGTTCTACCGGCAAGACAACCAACGTTAATATTTGTGCATTGGGCGGCTCGGTGTCGACTAATGAAGGAGGGACCAAGGCAGAAATTGTTGAAGTTATAGGTTTAGAAGAACTAAAGGTACTTGGCGAAGAAAAGATAAAAGGCAAAATCGTCTTTTATAATCGACCGATGCAAGCAGATTTAATAAATACCATGGAAGCCTATGGTGGCTGCGTAGCCCAACGTTATTCTGGGGCTCAGGAAGCAGCTAAGTATGGCGCGGTAGGTGTTATCGTAAGATCCATGAACTTACGCTTAGACGATTTACCACATACCGGGGCGATGAGCTACGGCGACCTTCCAAATAATCAATACATTCCTGCTGCCGCGATTAGCACCAATCATGCAGAACTTTTAAGCACCATGATTGCCTTAGACAAAAACGTGAAGTTTTTCTTTAGACAAAGTTGTAAATCAATGGCAGATGTAGAATCTTATAATGTAATCGGTCAAATTACAGGGAGTGAATTTCCTGATGAATTTATCGTAGTTGGTGGTCATTTAGATTCTTGGGATTTGGGCGATGGATCGCATGACGATGGCGCTGGCGTTGTACAATCTATGGAAGTGGTGAGGTTACTAAAAGAAAGTGGCATTAAGCCTAAGAGAAGTATTAGGGTCGTTCTATTTATGAATGAAGAAAATGGAATGAGAGGTGGCAATAAATACGCTGAAGTTGCTAAGGAAAAGAATGAAAACCATGTCTTCGCCTTAGAAAGTGATTCCGGTGGATTTACGCCTCGCGGGTTTTCATTTGATTGTAGCGACCTTATGTTGGATAAAATTTTGGGATGGAAAAATCTATTCAAACCATATCTCATTCATTATTTTGAAAAAGGTGGAAGCGGTGCAGATATCGGTCCGTTAAAAAATGATCATATTGTCATGGCGGGTCTAAGACCAGATTCACAGAGATATTTTGATTATCATCACGCGAGCAACGACACTTTCGATGCGGTTAATAAAAGAGAATTAGAATTGGGTGCGGCAACCATGACGTCATTGGTTTATCTTATCGACAAGTACGGAACAAATCCTATAAATACTTCTTCACAATTAAAGGATTAA
- a CDS encoding Response regulator receiver domain-containing protein has product MTKIDSVCIIDDDPIFVYGARKLMEISNFCDNVLIFRNGLDALEHFKPIIERKEKLPQVILLDINMPIMDGWQFLDEFVKIYTDIPSTINIVSSYIDPRDKAKAKRYSEVSSYIVKPISMKAISAIKKDLALPYNQS; this is encoded by the coding sequence ATGACGAAGATTGATTCTGTCTGCATCATAGACGATGACCCAATCTTTGTTTATGGCGCTAGAAAACTTATGGAAATATCTAATTTCTGTGATAATGTCTTGATTTTTAGAAATGGACTCGATGCATTAGAACATTTTAAACCGATCATTGAGCGTAAAGAAAAATTACCACAAGTTATTCTGTTAGACATTAATATGCCGATAATGGACGGATGGCAATTTTTGGATGAATTCGTAAAGATTTATACCGATATACCAAGTACTATCAATATAGTAAGCTCATATATTGATCCTCGCGATAAGGCTAAGGCAAAAAGATATAGCGAAGTAAGCAGTTATATCGTAAAGCCCATTTCTATGAAAGCAATTAGCGCGATAAAAAAGGACCTCGCTCTTCCATATAACCAATCTTAA
- a CDS encoding PAS domain S-box-containing protein produces the protein MKVYNTDFSLSKKQKEPLLDYLQEAAIIGLWKVDLSTAMVNWCPITRRIHEVDDNYEPSFDKAINFYKPGENQEKITELVQDCYTNFTKYDVELQIITAKGNEKWVRAIGLPVVENGKCIALHGLFQDIDEKTQLLKKLALKEEQFRKTFEYAVLGMAMLNLEGQWIKVNKALVNMLGYNQSELSKLTFHDLTHHEERHLHNTKRLISGRIENYQAEKRLIHKNGDVVYTIVSVSLVRDDMGKPLNFVAQINDMSDFRKASDKVIQLLKTSESQNKRLLNFAHIVSHNLSSHYSNIDMLLKLMELEAKDMHDSPICNMISEAVRNLGETLENLSDVAVINTSTKQEVSRVNLLNYVNLVITQIHGIILQNRAKIVVDVNEGLYVKVIPAYLESILLNLLSNAIKYKSEDRELHIEISAKRLHNFVQINVKDNGMDIDLKTQGSKVFGMYKTFHNHEDSRGLGLFITKNQVDAMEGEISVVSEVNTGSNFKILLKDDED, from the coding sequence ATGAAAGTTTATAATACCGATTTCTCTCTGTCCAAAAAACAGAAAGAGCCACTATTAGATTATTTACAAGAAGCCGCAATTATCGGGCTATGGAAAGTTGACTTATCCACAGCTATGGTTAATTGGTGCCCTATTACCAGAAGAATCCACGAAGTAGATGATAATTACGAACCTTCCTTTGATAAAGCCATAAATTTTTATAAGCCTGGTGAAAATCAAGAAAAGATTACTGAGTTGGTTCAAGACTGCTATACCAATTTTACCAAGTATGATGTAGAGCTACAAATCATAACCGCAAAAGGAAATGAAAAATGGGTCAGAGCAATTGGCCTACCGGTGGTAGAAAATGGTAAATGTATCGCTCTACACGGTCTTTTTCAGGATATAGATGAAAAAACTCAATTGCTGAAAAAGTTAGCCCTCAAAGAAGAACAATTCAGAAAGACTTTTGAATATGCCGTGTTAGGTATGGCAATGCTGAATTTAGAAGGACAATGGATCAAGGTAAACAAAGCTTTAGTAAATATGCTGGGATACAACCAGTCCGAACTTAGCAAGTTAACCTTTCATGACCTTACCCATCATGAAGAGCGTCATCTCCACAACACCAAACGTCTTATTTCTGGTAGAATTGAAAATTATCAGGCAGAAAAGCGTCTTATCCATAAAAATGGAGACGTTGTTTATACCATTGTTTCAGTATCGCTGGTAAGAGATGATATGGGCAAACCCCTAAATTTTGTCGCCCAGATAAATGACATGAGTGATTTTAGAAAGGCCAGTGACAAGGTTATTCAGCTTTTAAAAACTTCTGAATCCCAGAATAAAAGACTTCTTAACTTTGCGCATATTGTTTCGCATAACCTTAGCTCCCATTACAGCAATATAGATATGTTGCTAAAGCTTATGGAATTAGAAGCGAAGGATATGCACGACTCTCCTATCTGCAACATGATCAGTGAGGCGGTTAGGAACCTAGGCGAAACTTTAGAAAACCTCAGCGATGTTGCTGTGATAAACACCTCGACCAAACAAGAAGTTTCTAGAGTTAATCTTTTAAATTATGTGAATTTGGTAATAACCCAGATTCATGGAATAATTTTACAGAATAGGGCCAAGATAGTAGTAGACGTTAATGAAGGACTATATGTTAAGGTAATACCTGCTTATCTAGAAAGTATACTCCTTAATCTACTTAGCAATGCTATTAAATATAAATCAGAAGATAGAGAATTGCACATTGAAATTTCCGCTAAACGCCTGCACAATTTTGTACAGATAAATGTAAAGGACAACGGAATGGACATTGATCTTAAAACCCAGGGCAGCAAAGTTTTTGGAATGTATAAAACCTTTCATAATCATGAAGATTCCCGTGGCCTTGGATTATTTATTACCAAAAATCAAGTAGATGCGATGGAAGGTGAAATTTCTGTTGTCAGTGAAGTTAATACCGGTTCTAATTTCAAAATTCTTCTGAAAGATGACGAAGATTGA
- a CDS encoding Tetratricopeptide repeat-containing protein, with protein MKYFFSLVFAITLFSCNKETKNTDYLGIVNIEISGDQDALPHFEKGLLLLHSFEYDDAREAFLEAQEIDPNMAMAYWGEAMSYNHNLWSEQNYESATETLAKLKEIDYSDTVSDLEKDLIESLFVLYKPQTDKHERDVAYSKYMENLNDKYPDNHEVAAFYALSLLGSAEEGRDDALFEKGAKIAQGIIEENPNHPGALHYLIHSYDDPAHANLALSAADNYSKVAPDASHALHMPSHIYVASGMWDEVVSSNISSYEASLHRMERKKLDNDARGYHAFHWLEYGYLQKGDTAKAKEMVLKMKEYMDEKPSNRARSHMVFLMGTYLSETNDWSSHIADIPVDIKDLNISVRSQYQFLQGRKAYMLKDSVKMDSLIDMMKKDYDRESYLVKNDGVKLCSAVTRDEANLTDVKSAEIRRLQLEALKSSLNDEPAKTRKLYQESIDLFESITYSYGPPVIQEPVYELYADWLSGIGEIKEAQIYYNQALKLGPNRTEPTKALQELNTI; from the coding sequence ATGAAATACTTCTTCAGCTTAGTCTTTGCTATCACCTTATTCTCCTGTAACAAAGAAACCAAGAATACAGATTATCTTGGAATTGTAAACATCGAAATTTCTGGTGATCAAGATGCTCTTCCTCACTTTGAAAAAGGTCTTTTACTACTGCATTCTTTTGAATATGACGATGCTAGGGAGGCATTTTTAGAAGCTCAAGAAATTGATCCAAATATGGCGATGGCATATTGGGGTGAAGCTATGAGCTATAATCACAATCTTTGGAGCGAACAGAATTATGAAAGCGCGACCGAAACACTTGCTAAGCTTAAAGAAATAGACTATTCTGATACTGTTTCAGATTTGGAAAAAGATTTGATTGAATCTCTTTTTGTGCTTTATAAACCCCAGACGGATAAGCATGAAAGAGATGTGGCTTATTCAAAATACATGGAAAATCTTAATGACAAATATCCAGACAATCATGAGGTTGCGGCCTTCTACGCACTCTCACTTCTTGGATCTGCAGAAGAAGGCAGGGATGATGCTCTTTTTGAAAAAGGCGCAAAAATAGCCCAAGGGATTATTGAAGAAAATCCAAATCATCCGGGTGCCCTGCATTATTTAATCCACTCCTACGACGATCCAGCACATGCAAATTTGGCTTTAAGCGCGGCAGATAATTATTCTAAAGTTGCTCCAGATGCCAGTCATGCGCTGCATATGCCTTCCCATATTTACGTGGCAAGCGGTATGTGGGACGAGGTTGTATCTTCTAACATCAGCTCTTATGAGGCCAGTCTCCATAGAATGGAAAGAAAAAAATTGGATAATGACGCACGAGGTTACCATGCTTTTCATTGGCTAGAATACGGATATCTTCAAAAAGGAGATACCGCGAAAGCCAAAGAAATGGTTCTGAAAATGAAAGAGTATATGGACGAAAAACCTTCAAATCGCGCTAGGTCACATATGGTTTTTTTAATGGGCACCTATCTTTCAGAAACAAATGATTGGAGTAGTCATATTGCCGATATTCCGGTAGATATAAAGGATTTAAATATTTCGGTACGTTCTCAATATCAATTTCTACAAGGGCGTAAAGCTTATATGTTAAAGGATTCTGTCAAAATGGATAGTCTTATAGATATGATGAAAAAGGACTATGACAGAGAATCTTACCTAGTAAAAAATGATGGCGTTAAATTATGTTCTGCAGTCACACGAGACGAAGCAAATCTTACGGATGTTAAAAGTGCCGAAATACGACGACTACAATTGGAGGCATTAAAATCTTCCCTTAATGATGAGCCCGCTAAAACCAGAAAACTTTACCAAGAGTCCATTGATTTATTTGAAAGCATAACTTATAGTTACGGCCCACCTGTAATACAGGAACCCGTCTATGAATTATATGCCGATTGGTTGAGCGGTATTGGTGAGATCAAGGAAGCACAAATCTATTATAACCAAGCGCTAAAGCTAGGTCCCAATAGAACAGAACCTACAAAAGCCCTTCAAGAATTGAATACAATTTAG